From Sporosarcina sp. Te-1, the proteins below share one genomic window:
- a CDS encoding nuclease-related domain-containing protein, translated as MIYKKRKIPTRLQALLALDRRLPLNHPLKRQIAQQIYDRQAGFAGELEYDKYLKEFRPSYPHAILHDVTLRQDGIYFQIDSVLITPNEVILSEIKNIAGRVIVKPNPLQFIKESPTGERAAMRNPVTELERKTQLLTKWMRERRIDMPIRCLVVFAYENELVIDAKSPVDILFTYDVPIYLRQLDVQQHISSRQLHTIARAMKQSDCSFITTPLAQTYKLDPAEIKPGIQCQHCDHTGMRWNKGTWHCPKCQHLTREGHVEAITDWFLLMDNKLTNQQFCNFIGAPNRHIARRLLMSSGLQLVGIRKSAHYVRKQEQEGEAGGV; from the coding sequence ATGATCTATAAAAAACGGAAAATACCAACTAGATTGCAAGCCCTTCTCGCACTCGATCGACGACTCCCCCTAAACCACCCGCTCAAACGGCAAATCGCCCAGCAAATATACGACCGGCAAGCAGGCTTCGCAGGAGAACTGGAATACGATAAATACTTAAAAGAGTTCAGGCCCTCGTATCCTCATGCCATTCTGCATGACGTTACCCTGCGCCAAGACGGTATTTACTTTCAAATAGATTCCGTTTTAATCACCCCTAATGAAGTCATCCTATCGGAAATCAAAAATATCGCAGGACGAGTCATTGTAAAACCCAACCCACTCCAATTCATTAAAGAATCTCCAACAGGTGAGAGAGCAGCCATGCGAAATCCCGTTACGGAACTAGAGCGGAAAACGCAATTGCTGACAAAATGGATGCGAGAGCGGCGGATTGACATGCCCATCCGTTGCCTGGTCGTCTTTGCTTACGAAAATGAATTAGTCATTGATGCGAAATCCCCCGTAGACATCTTATTTACGTACGACGTCCCGATCTACTTACGGCAGCTCGACGTTCAGCAACACATCTCCAGCCGTCAACTTCACACCATCGCCCGCGCAATGAAACAAAGCGATTGCTCATTTATCACTACACCACTAGCACAAACTTACAAGCTGGACCCGGCAGAAATAAAACCGGGAATCCAATGCCAGCATTGTGATCATACGGGCATGCGATGGAACAAAGGCACTTGGCATTGTCCAAAGTGTCAGCACCTTACTAGGGAGGGACATGTCGAAGCAATCACGGACTGGTTTCTACTAATGGATAACAAATTAACAAATCAGCAATTCTGCAACTTTATCGGTGCTCCTAACCGCCACATTGCAAGAAGATTGCTAATGAGCAGTGGACTTCAACTTGTAGGTATACGCAAATCCGCACACTATGTCAGAAAACAGGAACAAGAGGGGGAGGCAGGCGGCGTATAA
- a CDS encoding YhdT family protein, which yields MSRKQTDNTQTTDPRFKIAHREAIIGLALAVFNFVWWFGFAYGLGSRSPEDYTYIWGLPDWFFYSCVLGFIIMCILVIVITKFVLKEVPLDAEPSHMDQPKEGPEKQ from the coding sequence ATGTCCCGCAAACAAACGGACAACACGCAAACAACCGACCCGCGCTTCAAGATTGCGCACCGCGAAGCGATCATCGGCCTCGCACTCGCCGTCTTCAATTTCGTCTGGTGGTTCGGCTTTGCCTACGGACTCGGCTCGCGCTCACCCGAGGACTACACCTACATCTGGGGCTTGCCGGACTGGTTCTTCTATAGTTGCGTGCTCGGCTTTATCATCATGTGCATTCTCGTCATCGTCATTACGAAATTTGTCCTGAAAGAAGTGCCGCTGGATGCGGAGCCAAGCCATATGGACCAACCGAAGGAGGGGCCGGAAAAACAATGA
- the panF gene encoding sodium/pantothenate symporter — protein sequence MNIGVIIPLVIFLIGIFAIGFIASKQMSGEGGFLQQYFLGGRELGGFVLAMTMVATYGSASSFLGGPGTAYTVGFGWILLAMTQVVTGYFVLLILGKKFAILGRKYNAVTMIDFLKVRYNSPLVAILSAIAIIVFLFSAMTAQWVGGGRLIESLTGLQYTTALFIFAISVLVYVTIGGFRAVALTDAVQGAVMVIGTLVLLIGVIIAGGGVPAIMQDLINENPRLVTPYGADGTLTAAYVSSFWILVGVGVVGLPQMAVRAMSYKSSRAMHRALVIGTIVTGFIMLNMHLIGVFARPIMPGIDIGDKVIPLVALEVLPPWLAGVVLAAPMAAIMSTVDSLLLLVSSAIVKDVYLNFIKPDASETTVKRMSFGVTGILGIIVFLFALQPPDLLIFLNLFAFGGLEAAFIWPVVLGLYWKYGNKYGAILSMITGIVAYIAIHFYNTANGNLLGVHTVTIPVVLSFVAYIIGSIAIERKAFRY from the coding sequence ATGAATATCGGAGTTATCATCCCGCTCGTCATCTTTTTAATCGGGATATTCGCAATCGGCTTTATCGCCTCCAAACAAATGAGCGGGGAAGGGGGCTTCCTGCAGCAATACTTCCTCGGCGGACGGGAACTCGGCGGTTTCGTTCTCGCCATGACGATGGTTGCCACGTACGGAAGCGCCTCCAGTTTCCTTGGGGGTCCCGGCACCGCGTACACGGTCGGCTTCGGATGGATCCTGCTCGCCATGACCCAAGTCGTCACCGGCTATTTCGTCTTGCTGATTTTAGGGAAAAAATTCGCCATCCTGGGCCGCAAGTATAACGCTGTCACCATGATCGACTTCCTGAAAGTGCGCTACAACAGCCCGCTCGTTGCGATCTTATCCGCTATCGCTATTATTGTCTTCTTATTTTCCGCGATGACCGCACAATGGGTGGGAGGAGGACGGCTGATCGAGTCGCTCACAGGGCTTCAATACACGACGGCGCTCTTCATTTTTGCGATATCCGTCCTCGTCTATGTGACGATCGGCGGCTTTCGTGCCGTCGCGCTCACCGATGCAGTCCAAGGCGCTGTCATGGTGATCGGCACACTGGTCTTGCTTATCGGTGTTATTATCGCGGGCGGCGGGGTCCCGGCAATCATGCAGGATTTAATCAATGAAAACCCACGGCTCGTCACGCCATATGGAGCGGATGGAACGCTAACCGCCGCCTACGTATCCTCGTTCTGGATCCTCGTCGGCGTTGGGGTTGTCGGGCTGCCGCAAATGGCGGTCCGCGCCATGAGTTATAAAAGCTCCCGCGCGATGCACCGGGCACTCGTTATCGGAACTATCGTCACCGGATTCATCATGCTCAACATGCACCTGATCGGCGTCTTCGCACGTCCCATCATGCCTGGCATTGACATCGGGGACAAGGTGATTCCGCTCGTCGCGCTCGAGGTACTCCCGCCATGGCTTGCCGGCGTTGTCCTCGCAGCCCCGATGGCAGCGATCATGTCCACTGTCGACTCGCTATTGCTGCTCGTCAGCTCGGCCATCGTCAAAGATGTTTATTTGAATTTCATCAAACCGGACGCGAGCGAAACAACCGTCAAACGGATGAGCTTCGGGGTTACCGGCATTCTGGGCATCATCGTCTTCCTGTTCGCCCTGCAGCCGCCTGACCTGCTCATCTTCCTGAATTTGTTCGCCTTCGGTGGACTCGAGGCCGCCTTCATCTGGCCCGTCGTCCTTGGACTGTATTGGAAATATGGCAATAAATACGGTGCGATTCTGAGCATGATTACCGGGATCGTCGCCTACATCGCCATTCATTTCTACAACACCGCGAACGGCAACCTGCTCGGCGTTCATACCGTCACGATTCCCGTTGTCCTGTCGTTCGTTGCCTATATTATCGGCTCCATCGCCATCGAGCGGAAGGCCTTCAGATATTAA
- a CDS encoding 5'-nucleotidase C-terminal domain-containing protein, with product MKQLFMLTLSMTLLLSTAAFSAGTPVQAAEKEVTVTLLSTSDIHGRFMPWDYAVDGPNPSGSLTQLFTIIKDVREQNPNTILLDNGDLIQDNSAELFNDQPESPLTKALNEMEFDAWSFGNHEFNFGVETLERVSGQFQGVKLAGNIYRENGERFLPAYTIFEKDGVKIAVIGMVTPLIVEFEKGTDHLDGLVVKNPVDETKKVVKELEGKVDVMVGVMHMGMENENGIPGTGVRDVANAVPELAAIFGGHNHVLIEKEVVNGVLITEPNKYGTHISQIDLTFQQNDGKFVLTEKDAKAIPVKSADGAVTASDQELEEKLHEFHEFARADANLVVGQLKGMNMVPKDEMTGIPAVQVQETPLSDFFHEVMLHYSDADVVAHQIDNDKAKLDIGPIKKKDIAYNYQYAGGEVSVYEVTGQDLKDYMEWAAGYFNSAKPGDVTISFDLKRRSSKYSTNDFFGNVTYEIDLTEQPGNRIKNLRKLDGTPIQMDETLKLGMNSYRMDFLVSPGQALEGRKFKMLWSSKDESAFGETGGTIRNLAIRYLKEEMKGEYTPVAQQNWKIVGVDTSSPVHQAVVDLVNRGILKVPATEDGKYTNVASINAYVTLTADEIKAFTAKAGVDDKPFANVKTAGEFYVKLSEMLNTPDSSPVEDGKGNEKPGKPETKPGKPEPKPGKPVTKPGKPTQKPGKPGAPAESKATVGVVAPHSLYVRAQASNHGKIVGAVSTGTEVKILGTKKGWYEIEYKGKKAYVYSRYVKINK from the coding sequence ATGAAACAGTTATTCATGCTCACCTTGTCGATGACGCTATTATTAAGCACGGCAGCTTTTAGTGCCGGCACTCCTGTACAAGCTGCAGAAAAGGAAGTAACAGTTACACTTCTTTCTACTTCAGATATTCATGGTCGTTTTATGCCATGGGATTATGCAGTGGATGGGCCGAATCCGAGCGGAAGTTTGACGCAATTATTTACTATCATTAAAGATGTCCGTGAGCAGAATCCAAATACGATCCTGTTGGATAATGGGGACCTGATCCAAGATAATTCGGCCGAATTATTCAATGACCAACCAGAATCCCCTTTAACAAAGGCTTTGAATGAAATGGAATTTGATGCGTGGTCTTTCGGGAATCACGAGTTCAATTTTGGTGTCGAAACGCTTGAGCGAGTATCCGGTCAATTCCAAGGTGTGAAGTTGGCTGGGAATATTTATCGGGAGAACGGCGAACGTTTCCTTCCCGCTTATACGATTTTTGAAAAAGACGGCGTTAAAATAGCTGTTATCGGCATGGTCACGCCGTTGATCGTCGAGTTCGAAAAAGGTACGGATCATTTGGATGGATTGGTTGTTAAGAACCCGGTCGACGAAACGAAAAAAGTCGTCAAAGAATTGGAAGGTAAAGTGGATGTCATGGTCGGGGTCATGCATATGGGAATGGAAAATGAGAACGGAATCCCGGGTACCGGCGTCCGTGATGTTGCGAATGCGGTGCCGGAGCTTGCGGCTATTTTCGGTGGTCATAACCATGTATTGATTGAAAAAGAGGTAGTCAATGGTGTTTTGATTACGGAACCGAATAAATACGGGACGCACATTTCCCAAATCGATTTGACTTTCCAGCAAAACGATGGGAAATTCGTATTGACAGAGAAAGACGCGAAAGCCATCCCTGTCAAGTCTGCGGATGGTGCTGTGACAGCGTCTGACCAGGAACTGGAAGAGAAATTGCATGAGTTCCATGAATTCGCTCGTGCGGATGCTAACTTGGTCGTTGGACAATTGAAAGGCATGAACATGGTGCCGAAGGATGAGATGACGGGAATTCCAGCAGTTCAAGTTCAGGAAACGCCGCTGTCGGACTTTTTCCATGAAGTCATGCTTCATTATAGTGATGCCGATGTGGTCGCACACCAGATCGACAACGATAAGGCGAAGTTGGATATCGGCCCTATCAAGAAAAAAGACATTGCCTATAATTATCAATACGCGGGCGGAGAAGTTTCCGTTTATGAAGTGACGGGTCAGGATTTGAAGGATTATATGGAATGGGCGGCTGGCTATTTCAACAGCGCCAAGCCGGGCGATGTGACGATTAGTTTTGATTTGAAACGCCGTTCTTCAAAGTATAGTACGAATGACTTCTTTGGCAACGTTACATACGAAATCGATTTGACGGAGCAACCCGGCAACCGGATTAAGAATTTACGCAAATTGGATGGAACGCCTATCCAAATGGACGAGACGCTCAAGCTCGGCATGAATTCGTACCGCATGGACTTTTTAGTGTCCCCAGGGCAGGCGCTCGAAGGCCGCAAGTTCAAAATGCTTTGGTCTTCTAAAGATGAAAGTGCGTTTGGCGAGACGGGGGGCACGATCCGTAACTTGGCCATCCGGTATTTGAAGGAAGAAATGAAGGGCGAGTATACCCCTGTCGCTCAACAAAACTGGAAGATCGTCGGTGTGGATACTTCCTCCCCTGTCCATCAAGCCGTTGTCGATTTGGTTAACAGAGGGATTTTGAAAGTTCCTGCAACAGAAGACGGTAAATATACGAACGTTGCGTCCATCAATGCGTATGTAACGTTAACGGCGGATGAAATCAAAGCGTTCACTGCGAAAGCCGGTGTGGATGATAAGCCATTTGCCAACGTGAAGACAGCCGGGGAATTTTATGTGAAGCTGTCAGAAATGCTGAATACGCCTGATTCATCACCTGTCGAGGATGGCAAGGGCAACGAGAAACCAGGCAAGCCGGAAACAAAACCAGGGAAACCTGAACCGAAACCGGGAAAACCTGTGACAAAGCCAGGTAAGCCGACGCAGAAACCCGGGAAGCCCGGAGCACCTGCGGAATCAAAAGCTACGGTTGGCGTGGTCGCACCTCACAGCCTGTATGTCCGTGCCCAAGCGTCAAACCATGGCAAGATTGTAGGGGCGGTCTCAACGGGTACCGAGGTAAAGATTCTCGGTACTAAAAAAGGCTGGTACGAGATTGAATATAAAGGCAAGAAAGCTTACGTGTATAGTCGCTATGTAAAAATCAACAAATAA